The Kitasatospora setae KM-6054 genome contains a region encoding:
- a CDS encoding Gfo/Idh/MocA family protein: MRIGLLGTGPWAGFVHAPALAAHPDVTFAGLWGRRPEAAAELAAVHGVPAHPTVDALLADVDAVAIALPPDVQAEYAARAAQAGKHLLLDKPIAATVDAARAVEDAAAASGVASTVFFTTRFGPTQRAWIAEQAAAGGWFTAHCHWIGSVFTTDSPFAASPWRQQKGALWDVGPHALSVLLPVLGDVEQLTAVPGPADTVHLVLRHRGGASSTVTLSLTAPPAASARGAALELRGAAGVTTLPERDTEAVAAFGLMVDALLESVRTGVPHPCDVRFGRRVVEVLATAEEQLLRGGK; the protein is encoded by the coding sequence ATGCGCATCGGACTCCTCGGCACCGGCCCCTGGGCGGGCTTCGTGCACGCCCCCGCCCTGGCCGCCCACCCCGACGTCACCTTCGCCGGCCTCTGGGGCCGCCGCCCCGAAGCCGCCGCCGAACTCGCGGCCGTGCACGGCGTCCCCGCCCACCCGACGGTCGACGCCCTGCTCGCCGACGTCGACGCGGTCGCCATCGCCCTCCCGCCGGACGTGCAGGCCGAGTACGCGGCCCGGGCCGCCCAGGCCGGCAAGCACCTGCTGCTGGACAAGCCGATCGCCGCGACCGTCGACGCCGCCCGCGCCGTCGAGGACGCGGCCGCCGCCTCCGGCGTCGCCTCCACGGTCTTCTTCACCACCCGGTTCGGCCCCACCCAGCGGGCCTGGATCGCCGAACAGGCCGCCGCCGGCGGCTGGTTCACCGCCCACTGCCACTGGATCGGCTCGGTCTTCACCACCGACAGCCCGTTCGCCGCGTCCCCCTGGCGCCAGCAGAAGGGCGCGCTCTGGGACGTCGGCCCGCACGCGCTCTCCGTCCTGCTGCCCGTCCTCGGCGACGTCGAGCAGCTCACCGCCGTGCCCGGCCCCGCCGACACCGTCCACCTGGTGCTGCGCCACCGCGGCGGCGCCTCCAGCACCGTCACCCTCAGCCTGACCGCCCCGCCCGCCGCCTCCGCCCGCGGCGCCGCGCTCGAACTGCGCGGCGCGGCCGGCGTCACCACCCTGCCCGAGCGCGACACCGAGGCCGTCGCCGCCTTCGGCCTGATGGTCGACGCCCTGCTGGAGTCGGTCCGCACCGGCGTCCCGCACCCCTGCGACGTCCGCTTCGGCCGCCGGGTGGTCGAGGTGCTGGCCACCGCCGAGGAGCAGCTGCTGCGCGGCGGGAAGTAG
- a CDS encoding O-methyltransferase, whose translation MGRSTVQENDPQLWADVDEYAEALLIGPDAALDAAGAAAEEAGLPPIAVAANQGKLLHLLARIQGARRILEIGTLAGYSAIWLARALPADGTLTTLEIDPAHAAVATANLERAGLADRAEVRLGAASDTLAELIARGVEPYDFFFVDADKANIPHYVESALALARPGSVIVVDNVVREGKLADADSTDPAVVGVRRMHELIAGEKRLDATTVQTVGSRGHDGFTLIRVLEG comes from the coding sequence GTGGGGAGAAGCACTGTGCAGGAGAACGACCCGCAGCTCTGGGCGGACGTCGACGAGTACGCCGAGGCGCTGCTGATCGGGCCGGACGCGGCACTGGACGCGGCGGGCGCGGCCGCCGAGGAGGCCGGGCTGCCGCCGATCGCGGTGGCCGCCAACCAGGGCAAGCTGCTGCACCTGCTGGCCCGGATCCAGGGCGCCCGGCGGATCCTGGAGATCGGCACGCTGGCCGGCTACAGCGCGATCTGGCTGGCCCGCGCGCTGCCCGCCGACGGCACCCTGACCACGCTGGAGATCGACCCGGCGCACGCCGCCGTCGCCACCGCCAACCTGGAGCGGGCCGGCCTCGCCGACCGCGCCGAGGTCCGGCTCGGCGCCGCGAGCGACACGCTGGCCGAGCTGATCGCGCGTGGGGTCGAACCGTACGACTTCTTCTTCGTCGACGCCGACAAGGCCAACATCCCGCACTACGTGGAGTCCGCGCTGGCCCTCGCCCGGCCCGGCTCGGTGATCGTGGTCGACAACGTGGTGCGCGAGGGGAAGCTCGCCGACGCCGACAGCACCGACCCGGCGGTCGTGGGCGTGCGGCGGATGCACGAGCTGATCGCGGGCGAGAAGCGGCTGGACGCCACCACCGTGCAGACCGTCGGCAGCCGGGGCCACGACGGGTTCACCCTGATCAGGGTCCTGGAGGGGTAG
- a CDS encoding DedA family protein gives MHVDQWFNDVPPALVYALIGLIIGLESLGIPLPGEIALVTASLLAANGTVSPWGVAICAIAGAIIGDSIGYAIGHKGGRPLFEKLGRKFPKHFGPEHLATAEAQFQRWGMWAVFFGRFIALLRIFAGPLAGTLRMPYWKFLTANVLGGVVWAGGTTLLVYQVGKVAEKYLQGASYIGLGAAVLFGAGSALLLKRKAAKSRAAHPEQSGGKSGEPLAETFAESTD, from the coding sequence TTGCACGTCGACCAATGGTTCAACGACGTCCCACCGGCCCTGGTGTACGCGTTGATCGGCCTGATCATCGGCCTGGAGAGCCTCGGCATCCCGCTGCCCGGCGAGATCGCCCTGGTCACCGCCTCGCTGCTGGCCGCCAACGGGACGGTCAGCCCCTGGGGCGTGGCGATCTGCGCGATCGCGGGCGCCATCATCGGCGACTCGATCGGCTACGCGATCGGCCACAAGGGCGGCCGGCCGCTGTTCGAGAAGCTCGGCCGCAAGTTCCCCAAGCACTTCGGGCCCGAGCACCTGGCCACCGCCGAGGCGCAGTTCCAGCGCTGGGGCATGTGGGCGGTCTTCTTCGGCCGCTTCATCGCCCTGCTCCGGATCTTCGCGGGCCCGCTGGCCGGCACCCTGCGGATGCCGTACTGGAAGTTCCTCACCGCCAACGTGCTCGGCGGCGTGGTCTGGGCCGGCGGCACCACGCTGCTGGTCTACCAGGTCGGCAAGGTCGCCGAGAAGTACCTCCAGGGCGCCTCGTACATCGGCCTCGGCGCGGCCGTGCTGTTCGGTGCCGGGTCGGCGCTGCTGCTCAAGCGGAAGGCCGCGAAGTCCCGCGCCGCGCACCCCGAGCAGTCCGGCGGCAAGAGCGGCGAACCGCTCGCCGAGACCTTCGCCGAGAGCACCGACTGA
- a CDS encoding aldo/keto reductase has product MTAHASAAGTRRLGELTVNRLGYGAMRLTGNGMHGNSDGPPVDRAAAVRLLHTAFEHGVDHVDTASFYFSPLRSANELIGRALAGWPGADRITVATKVGPGRTPDGEWYTMARPDQLRAQVEENLRQLGTDRLDLVNLRRNGPGLESVAEHFGVLAELRRAGLIRELGLSNARPEHVRQAREIAPVVCVQNSYGLDRRLADENGLLELCRELDIAFVPFFAISGLARESAPTAERDARVRAVAAAHGATPAQVRLAWTLHRGPHVLAIPGTRDPAHLAENLDAGALRLTDAQLALLDAPVA; this is encoded by the coding sequence ATGACCGCGCACGCCTCCGCCGCAGGCACCCGGCGCCTCGGCGAACTGACCGTCAACCGGCTCGGCTACGGCGCGATGCGCCTGACCGGCAACGGCATGCACGGCAACTCCGACGGCCCGCCGGTCGACCGGGCCGCCGCCGTCCGGCTGCTGCACACCGCGTTCGAGCACGGCGTCGACCACGTCGACACCGCCTCGTTCTACTTCTCGCCGCTGCGCTCCGCCAACGAGCTGATCGGCCGGGCGCTGGCCGGCTGGCCCGGCGCCGACCGGATCACCGTCGCCACCAAGGTCGGCCCCGGCCGCACCCCCGACGGCGAGTGGTACACCATGGCCCGGCCCGACCAGCTGCGCGCCCAGGTCGAGGAGAACCTGCGCCAGCTCGGCACCGACCGCCTCGACCTGGTCAACCTGCGCCGCAACGGGCCCGGCTTGGAGTCCGTCGCCGAGCACTTCGGCGTGCTCGCCGAACTCCGGCGGGCCGGGCTGATCCGCGAGCTGGGCCTGTCCAACGCCCGCCCCGAACACGTCCGCCAGGCCCGGGAGATCGCGCCCGTGGTCTGCGTGCAGAACTCGTACGGCCTCGACCGGCGGCTGGCCGACGAGAACGGCCTGCTGGAGCTCTGCCGCGAACTCGACATCGCCTTCGTGCCGTTCTTCGCCATCTCCGGCCTGGCCCGCGAGTCCGCCCCCACCGCCGAACGGGACGCCCGGGTCCGGGCCGTCGCCGCCGCGCACGGCGCCACCCCCGCCCAGGTCCGCCTCGCCTGGACGCTGCACCGCGGCCCGCACGTCCTGGCCATCCCCGGCACCAGGGACCCGGCCCACCTCGCCGAGAACCTGGACGCCGGGGCGCTACGCCTCACCGACGCCCAACTCGCCCTGCTGGACGCCCCGGTGGCCTGA